From the genome of Vicinamibacterales bacterium:
GCGGCCTCGAGCGTCCCGAGGCCGGCGGCGACGTCCGGTCCGAGATGCACTCGCAGCGCCCGCCGGTTGCGCTCCGCGAGCACCTGAAAATCGCCGCGCGCCTGCGCCGCCTTGACGAGACCGAACGTGTACTTCTGCCCAGGCACTTGCAGATCCTTGCCGTCGTCGCAGGTCACCTGCAGGAAGACGCCGCTGTTGGGCCCTCCCTTGTAACCCTGACCAGTGGAGTGCAGGAAGCGGGGCCCGAATCCGAGACAGGTCGCGACGTGTCTGGCGTCGCGCACGCGATGACGCGCGCGTTGCAGAGCGGCGTCGTGCGCCGCGCTCATCTCGACGTAGGCGAGCAGCGCGAAGTAGTCCCGCTTGGCGAGACGGCCCAGGTGCGCCTTCAGCATCGATACCAGCGACGGCGAGGCCCCGGCGGCGCTCTTGAGCGCGTCCGCGTTTTTCGCGTCGGCGAACAGCTTGATGCCGTCGGCCTCGAAGAACGGCGCCTCGGACGGCAGCTGCCCGGTCTTTTCGTACTCGCTGGTCAGCGACTTCGTCGCGATCTTGCTGGCCTCGACGTCCGGTTGATTGAAGGGGTTGATGCCGATCACCGCGCCGGCGATCGCCGTCGCGATCTCCCACCGCATGTACTCCTCGGCGATGTCGTACTTCGTCGCGACACGAATCGTGACGACGGGCCTGCCGGCCTGCTCGAGGGCCGCGACGGCCGCATCCTGGGCGGCGTCGGGGGCGTCTTCGAGACGGAGATAGGCGAAGACGCGATCGTCGCCGTACACCGCCGGAGCGCCGAGGGACTCGCGATCGACGGGAATGATGCCCTTACCCTGCTTGCCCGTGGACTCGGCGATGAGCTGCTCGAGCCAGGCGCCGAGATCGTGAATGCCCGGCGACGCGATCAGCGTCAGCTTGTCGAGACCCTGTGTGGCCGCCACACCGAGGATCGTGCCGAGCACGAGGCCGGGATTCTCGTCCGCCGGGACGCCGGGC
Proteins encoded in this window:
- a CDS encoding bifunctional transaldolase/phosoglucose isomerase, producing the protein LLGMGGSSLCPEVWKKTFGRIAGSPELFVLDSTDPAQIRSLEAKVDLARTLFIVSSKSGSTLEPNIFKAYFFERATQAVGAANAARRFIAVTDPGSNLEKEARSDGFRHIFAGVKSIGGRYSALSNFGMVPAAVMGLDVEKLLDEAERMLHACAPGVPADENPGLVLGTILGVAATQGLDKLTLIASPGIHDLGAWLEQLIAESTGKQGKGIIPVDRESLGAPAVYGDDRVFAYLRLEDAPDAAQDAAVAALEQAGRPVVTIRVATKYDIAEEYMRWEIATAIAGAVIGINPFNQPDVEASKIATKSLTSEYEKTGQLPSEAPFFEADGIKLFADAKNADALKSAAGASPSLVSMLKAHLGRLAKRDYFALLAYVEMSAAHDAALQRARHRVRDARHVATCLGFGPRFLHSTGQGYKGGPNSGVFLQVTCDDGKDLQVPGQKYTFGLVKAAQARGDFQVLAERNRRALRVHLGPDVAAGLGTLEAAIEKALA